A region of Ornithodoros turicata isolate Travis chromosome 5, ASM3712646v1, whole genome shotgun sequence DNA encodes the following proteins:
- the LOC135394729 gene encoding monocarboxylate transporter 12-like has translation MSIRTDSPRSWLVAIGCCWINLFSAIAYKSSGVIYVGVLQTFDVSREEASWPLTLLAVFIFATGPLAGILALYFSIWQISLCGCLLSSIAVCACFYATGTTYLMLCLGALQGVGLGLLTLHNVIINQHFRKHRATASGISYAGPTLASLLFPPLVQVLFNHFGLRGALLLFGAIMLNSVVGAFLQRPPSALRNARSSCNRYRVVASSRGDEPLNKNDVSVSFSNGRVQNGDVKVVYETLKDTEKTKLDENGEADVFLNSGQEQKVSKTKDIAALQDSLTFFKNPMFYVVSLSFAVILFNLTTYLTVVVDFAVDHNVPHFRAVLLISSYSIADLAARLGSGWLSDRGFVSRGNMMAIHFLMGGIVMFGMPFLTSYPGQVALSVFSGWANGCNMILVSVLLTEHVGLDQLPVSFGATSLVAGLLCLARPPLIGYFRDTTGDYEGLFRLIGGVSVVLSGVWFGAAAILKCNATKKQQSQP, from the exons TGTTGGATCAACCTCTTTTCCGCCATCGCTTACAAGTCCAGCGGAGTCATCTACGTGGGAGTTCTGCAGACTTTCGACGTCTCACGCGAAGAAGCATCATGGCCGCTCACGCTTCTTGCTGTTTTCATCTTTGCTACAG GTCCTCTCGCGGGAATTCTAGCCCTCTACTTCAGTATCTGGCAAATATCGCTCTGTGGCTGTCTACTGTCTTCCATCGCCGTCTGTGCGTGCTTTTACGCAACGGGCACAACATACCTGATGCTTTGTCTGGGAGCCCTGCAAG GTGTCGGACTCGGCTTGCTGACGCTTCACAACGTCATTATCAATCAGCACTTCAGAAAACACCGCGCAACTGCATCGGGCATCAGCTACGCCGGGCCGACTCTGGCGTCTCTGCTGTTCCCACCCTTGGTCCAAGTCCTCTTTAACCATTTTGGACTTCGAGGCGCGCTCCTGCTCTTTGGTGCAATCATGCTCAATTCTGTTGTCGGCGCATTCTTGCAAAGACCACCCAGTGCACTACGAAATGCAAGAAGCTCGTGTAATCGCTACCGGGTTGTCGCATCTAGTCGCGGTGATGAACCACTGAACAAAAATGATGTGAGTGTGAGTTTTTCCAACGGGCGCGTTCAAAACGGCGATGTGAAGGTAGTGTACGAGACCTTGAAGGATACAGAGAAGACAAAACTCGATGAGAATGGAGAGGCGGATGTGTTCTTGAACAGTGGACAAGAACAGAAGGTGTCCAAGACAAAAGACATAGCCGCACTTCAAGATAGCTTGACCTTCTTCAAGAATCCAATGTTTTACGTCGTGTCTCTCTCATTCGCTGTGATATTATTTAACTTAACGACGTACCTCACAGTGGTCGTGGACTTCGCGGTAGATCACAACGTTCCTCACTTTAGAGCGGTGCTACTGATCTCATCGTATTCGATAGCGGATCTAGCGGCCAGGTTGGGATCCGGTTGGCTTTCGGACCGGGGATTCGTCAGCAGGGGAAACATGATGGCTATTCATTTCCTAATGGGAGGAATTGTCATGTTTGGCATGCCGTTCCTCACCAGTTACCCCGGCCAAGTGGCGCTTTCGGTGTTTTCTGGATGGGCCAATGGTTGTAATATGATCTTGGTTTCTGTGCTGCTGACCGAGCACGTTGGACTGGACCAGCTACCGGTGAGCTTCGGTGCAACGTCCCTGGTGGCTGGATTGCTGTGTCTGGCAAGGCCGCCTCTAATCG GTTATTTCCGGGACACGACTGGCGATTATGAAGGCCTCTTCCGACTTATCGGCGGTGTGAGCGTCGTCCTCTCCGGAGTGTGGTTCGGAGCAGCCGCGATTCTCAAGTGCAACGCCACGAAAAAACAACAGAGTCAACCTTGA
- the LOC135394728 gene encoding uncharacterized protein LOC135394728 isoform X1: MKGRNTRKTQVDSARSWAVAAACCWINIFTFALVRSAAVIYVLVLQAYDVNREQAAWPVSLSGICYCLMGPVAGVLARYIDIWKLSLVGCILGSLAVVVCFFAKGLIFLAVFLGIVHGTSIGLLALCSVVINQYFNRYRATASGISNAGFTVGGLIFPPLIQALFDKYGIRGTFLLVGALMLNSTAAALLQRYPPDQGSTRPTGHQQASDHHMKRLLVVCAKSDDNELNGGTEAVVNNNRNGCPGVQLVEDIGYDRGVTCGASGRDIFHGSVLCPGPDVLQDVKKHDDRALPEQDVLCDTAACRDIRKDNCVDTIRTDLNTASEDKPDTSAVDTNSNENAGIVAENKPNIDQEDAPFLDQPSATSPSLLKRAYEDPCTKTKPENFLSFLLVPKFYLITLSFAQILSTMTTYMTVIVDFATDRNVDRWNAVFLISAYTIADLVARLGSGWITDRGLLSRSTMMGSHLFIWGVTLYLTPACNEYYYQLTSSVVCGWCNGCTLILIAVLFMELVGIEKLGVCFGVATFLTGLLGLARPAIIGYFRDSRGDYEGLFNLLGGLAVSVAFVWLCLSVKHRCEARLRKLKSGVTDGIVTLSDKPSKMTNP, translated from the exons ATGAAAGGAAGGAACACCAGGAAAACGCAGGTGGACTCGGCCAGGAGTTGGGCCGTAGCTGCAGCATGCTGCTGGATCAACATCTTCACCTTTGCCTTGGTACGGTCGGCGGCTGTAATCTATGTGCTCGTTCTTCAAGCTTACGACGTGAACAGGGAACAGGCGGCCTGGCCTGTCAGCTTATCGGGCATCTGTTATTGTTTGATGG GGCCCGTAGCTGGGGTTCTGGCAAGGTACATCGACATCTGGAAGCTGTCCCTGGTGGGATGCATTCTGGGTTCTCTGGCTGTCGTCGTTTGCTTCTTTGCCAAGGGCCTCATCTTCTTGGCCGTCTTCTTGGGAATTGTGCACG GTACCAGCATCGGCCTTCTGGCACTCTGCAGCGTAGTCATCAACCAGTACTTCAACCGCTACCGCGCAACAGCATCTGGAATCAGCAACGCAGGCTTCACCGTCGGTGGCCTGATCTTCCCTCCCTTAATTCAAGCCCTGTTCGACAAGTACGGGATACGCGGAACCTTCTTATTGGTTGGAGCTCTCATGCTAAACTCAACAGCGGCGGCACTGTTACAGCGTTACCCTCCAGACCAGGGATCGACAAGACCTACTGGTCATCAACAAGCTTCTGATCATCATATGAAGCGGCTACTTGTGGTGTGTGCCAAATCGGATGACAATGAATTGAATGGTGGAACGGAAGCGGTTGTTAACAACAACAGAAATGGTTGCCCAGGAGTGCAGTTAGTGGAAGATATCGGATATGACCGTGGTGTCACTTGTGGTGCTTCGGGACGGGACATCTTCCATGGCTCTGTGTTGTGTCCCGGACCGGACGTGCTACAGGACGTTAAGAAGCATGACGACAGGGCTCTCCCAGAGCAAGACGTGCTATGTGACACCGCTGCATGCAGAGACATCAGGAAGGACAACTGCGTTGACACCATAAGGACAGACCTTAACACAGCAAGTGAGGACAAACCGGATACCTCTGCAGTAGATACCAACTCCAATGAAAACGCAGGGATCGTAGCAGAAAACAAACCTAACATTGACCAGGAAGACGCGCCATTCCTAGACCAGCCATCCGCCACGTCGCCTTCCCTCTTGAAACGTGCGTACGAAGACCCATGTACGAAGACGAAACCGGAAAACTTCTTGTCGTTTCTCTTGGTCCCGAAGTTCTATCTCATCACTCTTTCATTCGCCCAAATTCTGAGCACAATGACAACGTACATGACAGTGATCGTCGACTTCGCAACCGATCGCAACGTTGACCGCTGGAATGCCGTCTTTCTGATCTCGGCCTACACCATTGCAGACTTGGTAGCACGGTTAGGATCCGGTTGGATAACGGACAGGGGACTCCTGTCGAGGAGCACCATGATGGGTTCTCATCTTTTTATATGGGGTGTCACACTGTATTTGACGCCAGCGTGCAACGAGTACTACTATCAGCTGACGTCATCCGTGGTGTGCGGATGGTGCAACGGTTGTACACTGATATTAATCGCAGTCCTGTTCATGGAACTAGTGGGCATTGAGAAACTCGGAGTGTGCTTCGGGGTTGCGACCTTCTTAACGGGGCTATTGGGACTTGCAAGACCTGCTATCATAG GTTATTTCCGCGACTCTAGAGGCGACTACGAAGGACTCTTCAACTTACTTGGTGGACTCGCCGTGTCCGTGGCATTTGTCTGGCTGTGCCTTTCCGTGAAACACAGATGCGAGGCGAGATTGCGTAAACTCAAAAGTGGCGTCACCGACGGCATTGTCACACTAAGTGACAAACCATCTAAGATGACAAACCCGTGA
- the LOC135394728 gene encoding uncharacterized protein LOC135394728 isoform X2, whose amino-acid sequence MLLDQHLHLCLGPVAGVLARYIDIWKLSLVGCILGSLAVVVCFFAKGLIFLAVFLGIVHGTSIGLLALCSVVINQYFNRYRATASGISNAGFTVGGLIFPPLIQALFDKYGIRGTFLLVGALMLNSTAAALLQRYPPDQGSTRPTGHQQASDHHMKRLLVVCAKSDDNELNGGTEAVVNNNRNGCPGVQLVEDIGYDRGVTCGASGRDIFHGSVLCPGPDVLQDVKKHDDRALPEQDVLCDTAACRDIRKDNCVDTIRTDLNTASEDKPDTSAVDTNSNENAGIVAENKPNIDQEDAPFLDQPSATSPSLLKRAYEDPCTKTKPENFLSFLLVPKFYLITLSFAQILSTMTTYMTVIVDFATDRNVDRWNAVFLISAYTIADLVARLGSGWITDRGLLSRSTMMGSHLFIWGVTLYLTPACNEYYYQLTSSVVCGWCNGCTLILIAVLFMELVGIEKLGVCFGVATFLTGLLGLARPAIIGYFRDSRGDYEGLFNLLGGLAVSVAFVWLCLSVKHRCEARLRKLKSGVTDGIVTLSDKPSKMTNP is encoded by the exons ATGCTGCTGGATCAACATCTTCACCTTTGCCTTG GGCCCGTAGCTGGGGTTCTGGCAAGGTACATCGACATCTGGAAGCTGTCCCTGGTGGGATGCATTCTGGGTTCTCTGGCTGTCGTCGTTTGCTTCTTTGCCAAGGGCCTCATCTTCTTGGCCGTCTTCTTGGGAATTGTGCACG GTACCAGCATCGGCCTTCTGGCACTCTGCAGCGTAGTCATCAACCAGTACTTCAACCGCTACCGCGCAACAGCATCTGGAATCAGCAACGCAGGCTTCACCGTCGGTGGCCTGATCTTCCCTCCCTTAATTCAAGCCCTGTTCGACAAGTACGGGATACGCGGAACCTTCTTATTGGTTGGAGCTCTCATGCTAAACTCAACAGCGGCGGCACTGTTACAGCGTTACCCTCCAGACCAGGGATCGACAAGACCTACTGGTCATCAACAAGCTTCTGATCATCATATGAAGCGGCTACTTGTGGTGTGTGCCAAATCGGATGACAATGAATTGAATGGTGGAACGGAAGCGGTTGTTAACAACAACAGAAATGGTTGCCCAGGAGTGCAGTTAGTGGAAGATATCGGATATGACCGTGGTGTCACTTGTGGTGCTTCGGGACGGGACATCTTCCATGGCTCTGTGTTGTGTCCCGGACCGGACGTGCTACAGGACGTTAAGAAGCATGACGACAGGGCTCTCCCAGAGCAAGACGTGCTATGTGACACCGCTGCATGCAGAGACATCAGGAAGGACAACTGCGTTGACACCATAAGGACAGACCTTAACACAGCAAGTGAGGACAAACCGGATACCTCTGCAGTAGATACCAACTCCAATGAAAACGCAGGGATCGTAGCAGAAAACAAACCTAACATTGACCAGGAAGACGCGCCATTCCTAGACCAGCCATCCGCCACGTCGCCTTCCCTCTTGAAACGTGCGTACGAAGACCCATGTACGAAGACGAAACCGGAAAACTTCTTGTCGTTTCTCTTGGTCCCGAAGTTCTATCTCATCACTCTTTCATTCGCCCAAATTCTGAGCACAATGACAACGTACATGACAGTGATCGTCGACTTCGCAACCGATCGCAACGTTGACCGCTGGAATGCCGTCTTTCTGATCTCGGCCTACACCATTGCAGACTTGGTAGCACGGTTAGGATCCGGTTGGATAACGGACAGGGGACTCCTGTCGAGGAGCACCATGATGGGTTCTCATCTTTTTATATGGGGTGTCACACTGTATTTGACGCCAGCGTGCAACGAGTACTACTATCAGCTGACGTCATCCGTGGTGTGCGGATGGTGCAACGGTTGTACACTGATATTAATCGCAGTCCTGTTCATGGAACTAGTGGGCATTGAGAAACTCGGAGTGTGCTTCGGGGTTGCGACCTTCTTAACGGGGCTATTGGGACTTGCAAGACCTGCTATCATAG GTTATTTCCGCGACTCTAGAGGCGACTACGAAGGACTCTTCAACTTACTTGGTGGACTCGCCGTGTCCGTGGCATTTGTCTGGCTGTGCCTTTCCGTGAAACACAGATGCGAGGCGAGATTGCGTAAACTCAAAAGTGGCGTCACCGACGGCATTGTCACACTAAGTGACAAACCATCTAAGATGACAAACCCGTGA